Proteins co-encoded in one Bombus pyrosoma isolate SC7728 linkage group LG4, ASM1482585v1, whole genome shotgun sequence genomic window:
- the LOC122566483 gene encoding eclosion hormone produces the protein MNASTRILLVLFVSYAIAFMLVAGSVPFDRAIGVCIRNCAQCKKMFGPYFLGQKCADSCVKYKGKLIPDCEDEGSIQPFLQALDSDY, from the exons ATGAACGCTTCAACTCGCATTTTGCTGGTGCTCTTCGTGTCCTACGCTATAGCCTTCATGCTCGTTGCAGGGAGTGTTCCCTTCGACCGAGCCATAG GAGTGTGCATCAGAAATTGCGCCCAGTGCAAGAAAATGTTCGGCCCGTACTTCCTTGGACAGAAGTGCGCCGATTCTTGCGTCAAATACAAAGGAAAGCTCATCCCCGACTGCGAGGATGAAGGTTCGATTCAACCGTTCCTCCAAGCTCTCGACAGCGACTATTAA
- the LOC122566484 gene encoding centrosomal protein of 290 kDa: MGRTDWDRILSADPSSLTDDDMEDLYPAMISCDVDEISDIHNLRTLMKLSQEILQYKDNQVESLLLECGELKQTISSLKPEPAKRKKKEWGTSDSKHETTNVSKHVDVSESTDYDDALQGKNKKIKILMTELETFERDNLVLKGRLSTLTQEMEDATYKMNEITEELSSAQIKSIEYKERIFDLERENAALVTQVEEVTAQQLDRDKAIDEFSTEIDVRINEWKAILDEKDDEILRLREHLSQSFMQSVASVKEQNKSEIVHLNEQIDHRDKIILELKTKLSEATVEINESATLIEKLKTDAQKIKKIDKKKEQRDLLKKLQDANEQISNLQIKLNEAEEDAESKSGKLCEVLGTLRKYEDENQALTDALNEIKNLKSELESKSGRITDLINVVNKLEMLNSYQEMEIITLREKLGIPEDESVSIEHALAKRREQEKKLTELLHQNKLLVEENLELNSDIRVLKYKLCKKSSKELDVSDGIVNDTGEFFHSTKLAESTSAWHSKLNVSELQENIQLVIEENEALRTGMHEILDSIRNQDGKSSVEIQSNTLERLLEALDVRHLAGWYHPAMRLQENLNVVQGSNAELRGQLKQLRKELQRKDNMLRKLVLNVHGDVDKVYTEDSDSEKIAMYLTEMKRLQEAYKNETEEWEKQKTSLIEQNDELKNEIEKLKHKHDVYEQSAKILEDGEDEIRKAFVIKTKEYAEASSEVLIANRKNFALQKLLNKETTKAYQTQKEAIRNESYLNKALADSTKHNKILERELSILQSNLFNSVSSAIYNELREKHEELSIRFRNVMENNLVLGNDNEIEILKKELELITQEKDQVVEYLQKEIHSKSDQDLNLTEKLREAEAGELLEKQRADHVTSLHEILQTQLSKCEGNLKEVAAAKSELQEELIILHKRLSKDLHFERTQQVDDNKVQELKDNNAVLQIEIENLKKQLQVAQEEAKQQYSLNSLKTMELDNLRHHILNLQAVSEDKATISRLDFELANKNSLEMELNTRKVKLENEVSYLQEELDKSRTTCEGLRTYVHDCRKQCDNRCRMYKEVIGFLQNQYAGCTSISALDRVISLSLKLKDERQNIDSDMKKAKECHENAKQQQETLTNRLQIVESLKDILEQQIGSNSVQDIMQRFSEYSQYTLNDFKCKRKITQLEYDIQMANNKFMEYESVITEMEHEMIQIQRAWSKGQDQRSKTNTNDITSPMLPENKHASIQAIVETKPREMQTDPYTCCLDKKQTSDIEVQTTFSKESDPEDRELKEKVIKETAKESTKETLKEMEVKEKKEEAIHSKEDTRYKETIKTTKEMIGEKVDVEQGEKAEKDAIERKGSDQEMSLLREQLDQALKLSSERSSTLIKYELQIAECQAKVDSLNEIIKSKDLALAQKEKIIEEYKLSPRVQRPTADCSEKLALKSTINSLQKLVSQKEETIGRYQNLLKEDRDEHSKAAARLQEEIRSLQSRILSMQSDTQRIQQRQDDRRDEPEKLIEKVQEAESKIDDIRNIVMQTEEVARLKEKVSTLEADLSITKELSDRWHRLAEERLNHVDRTRERLEEQHKSELESYLGELAKWQSEADTLRKQLCENRMMVTKGNMSLMKEMQEKDDKINQLSFACQELQNEVELMESATRSRQAITHGESELKIHEITQSHDNLQQQDHTDTVRKQLQSLLEKEKMYKNEISELKQQLSRRYMAVKAQEKKTSQREILLERKVKSLEEELEKARVQLDREYLAQEAKKAKTAEELSLWEKQKKWQQTAEKLKEKLKEKTDEHSKLLTNYEKLRSVVSCMEREKWYLKNKLKSEGHTVAGNLSARPITVRQNIMGDLQKECETLRERVKELSDRLENEDNEKLLHKIEEQKARIAALETISQGNSYVVNQLEKLEMTKDILEKMNLALEAENFELRLELEKANADTPRLREKVEHLEKYIELLKVEKSSDSTPRSSDKDLQDYGTKQSNLKMEKTIFTLKRIIEKLQVENRRLRLGSKTNHIHQGKLLNSKSETALKINYEEAQKRIVALETDLQLAERRVAAFEKVQKEEDNGEIKTLREQLYHKSELLDKVKHLLSRAAMNEKSLRQRVQQLESKQTLSTIPECHIIPPTSE, translated from the exons ATGGGTCGTACTGATTGGGATCGTATATTATCAGCGGATCCATCGTCATTAACCGACGATGACATGGAGGATCTTTATCCTGCTATGATCAGTTGCGACGTTGACGAGATTAGTGATATACATAACCTACGAACTTTGATGAAACTATCTCAAGAAATACTGCAATACAAAGACAATcaa gTAGAGTCACTACTTTTAGAATGTGGCGAATTAAAACAAACCATTTCTTCCTTAAAACCTGAACCTGCTAAGCGTAAAAAGAAAG AGTGGGGTACTTCCGATTCAAAACATGAAACCACCAATGTATCTAAA cACGTAGATGTATCTGAAAGCACTGATTATGACGATGCTTTGCAaggcaaaaataaaaagattaaaattcttatgACAGAATTAGAG ACTTTTGAAAGGGACAATTTAGTTTTAAAAGGACGGTTAAGCACTTTAACTCAAGAAATGGAAGATGCAAcatataaaatgaatgaaataacCGAAGAACTAAGTTCTGCACAAATCAAATCTATAGAGTATAAAg aaagaATATTTGACTTAGAACGAGAAAACGCAGCATTAGTGACACAGGTTGAGGAAGTAACAGCTCAGCAGTTAGATAGAGATAAAGCAATAGATGAATTTAGTACAGAAATTGATGTTAGAATCAATGAATGGAAG GCAATATTAGATGAAAAAGACGATGAAATTCTGCGATTAAGAGAACATTTGTCTCAATCTTTCATGCAATCCGTAGCCTCTGTCAAAGAGCAAAATAAATCCGAAATCGTCCACTTGAACGAACAGATAGATCATcgtgataaaattatactcgagttaaaaacaaaattatctgAAGCCACCGTTGAAATCAACGAAAGTGCAACTctcatagaaaaattaaaaacagatGCTCAAAA GATAAAAAAGATCGACAAAAAGAAGGAGCAGAgggatttattaaaaaagttgcAGGACGCGAACGAGCAGATATCTAATctgcaaattaaattaaatgaagcGGAGGAAGATGCGGAGTCAAAAAGTGGCAAA TTGTGCGAAGTATTAGGAACGTTGAGAAAATATGAGGACGAGAATCAAGCTTTAACAGACGCattgaacgaaataaaaaatctaaaaagtGAACTGGAGAGCAAGAGTGGGCGTATAACAGATTTAATTAATGTGGTGAACAAATTAGAGATGTTAAACTCGTATCaggaaatggaaattataaCCCTTAG AGAAAAATTAGGTATACCAGAAGACGAATCGGTTTCCATCGAACACGCTTTAGCAAAACGTAGAGAGCAGGAAAAGAAATTGACGGAACTTCTGCATCAAAATAAATTGCTCGTCGaggaaaatttagaattaaattcaGAC ataagggtgttaaaatataaattatgtaaaaaatcatcgaaagaATTAGATGTTTCGGATGGTATTGTAAATGATACTGGCGAATTTTTCCATTCGACCAAACTGGCGGAATCTACATCTGCGTGGCattcgaaattaaatgtttctgAGTTACAAGAAAATATCCAGTTAGTCATAGAGGAGAACGAAGCCCTTAGAACCGGGATGCATGAAATTTTGGACAGTATCCGAAACCAAGACG GAAAGAGTAGTGTGGAGATACAGTCTAATACTTTAGAAAGGTTGTTAGAGGCGTTAGATGTGAGACATTTAGCAGGCTGGTATCATCCTGCGATGAGGTTGCAGGAGAATTTGAATGTTGTGCAGGGCAGCAATGCTGAATTGAGAGGCCAACTTAAACAATTGAG aaaagaaCTGCAAAGAAAGGATAACATGCTGCGAAAATTAGTTTTGAATGTACATGGCGATGTCGATAAAGTGTACACCGAAGACTCAGATAGCGAAAAAATAGCTATGTATCTTACCGAAATGAAGAGATTACAAGAAGCCTATAAAAACGAGACAGAAGAATGGGAGAAACAAAAGACCTCCTTAATAGAACAAAACGATGAGCttaaaaacgaaattgaaaagttgaaaCATAAGCACGATGTTTACGAGCAGAGTGCAAAGATATTGGAAGATGGCGAAGATGAGATTCGAAAAGCTTTCGTGATTAAGACCAAAGAATATGCAGAAGCTTCCAGCGAAGTTTTAATTGCAAACAGGAAGAACTTTGCTCTTcaaaaattgttgaataaGGAAACAACGAAAGCTTACCAGACCCAAAAAGAAGCAATTAGAAATGAAAGTTATTTAAACAAAGCATTGGCTGACTCTACCAAACACAACAAAATCCTCGAACGCGAGTTATCGATATTGCAGAGCAACTTATTCAACTCTGTTAGTTCAGCCATTTACAACGAATTAAGAGAGAAACACGAAGAATTAAGCATACGTTTTCGTAATGtgatggaaaataatttagtaCTAGGAAATGacaatgaaatagaaatattaaagaaagaattggAATTGATAACTCAAGAAAAAGATCAAGTTGTAGAGTATTtgcaaaaagaaattcatagCAAAAGCGATCAGGATTTAAATTTGACGGAAAAATTGAGAGAAGCTGAGGCTGGAGAACTTTTAGAAAAGCAACGAGCTGATCACGTGACTAGTCTGCATGAAATTTTACAGACTCAATTGTCAAAATGCGAGGGAAATCTCAAAGAAGTGGCCGCTGCTAAGTCTGAATTGCaggaagaattaattattctgcATAAAAGATTATCCAAAGATTTGCACTTTGAGAGGACTCAACAAGTAGATGATAATAAAGTGCAAGAATTAAAAGACAACAATGCAGTTCTTcagatagaaattgaaaatctgAAGAAACAACTGCAGGTTGCTCAAGAGGAAGCTAAGCAGCAATATTCGTTGAATTCGTTAAAAACGATGGAACTGGACAATCTCAGGcatcatatattaaatttgcaaGCTGTTAGTGAAGACAAAGCGACAATTTCGAGACTGGACTTTGAGTtggcgaataaaaattcgttagAGATGGAGTTGAATACGCGGAAAGTTAAATTGGAGAATGAGGTGTCGTATTTGCAGGAAGAACTTGATAAATCGAGGACAACTTGCGAAGGATTGCGCACTTACGTGCATGATTGTCGAAAACAGTGCGATAATCGTTGCAG AATGTACAAAGAAGTGATAGGGTTTCTGCAAAATCAGTACGCAGGCTGCACTTCGATTAGCGCTTTAGATAGAGTAATTTCGTTATCGTTGAAACTCAAAGACGAACGTCAGAATATCGATTCGGATATGAAAAAAGCGAAAGAGTGCCATGAGAATGCTAAACAGCAACAGGAAACATTAACTAATCGCTTACAAATCGTtgaaagtttaaaagatatactAGAACAACAGATTGGAAGCAACAGTGTCCAAGATATTATGCAACGATTTTCAGAATATTCGCAGTATACTCTGAAC GACTTTAAGTGCAAACGAAAGATAACACAGCTAGAGTACGATATCCAAATGGCCAACAACAAATTCATGGAATACGAATCGGTCATAACCGAAATGGAGCACGAGATGATACAGATCCAGAGAGCATGGAGCAAAGGTCAAGATCAACGATCCAAAACCAATACGAATGACATAACGAGCCCAATGTTACCAGAAAACAAGCATGCGTCGATTCAAGCAATCGTAGAGACGAAACCAAGAGAAATGCAAACAGATCCCTACACTTGTTGCTTGGACAAGAAACAAACGAGCGATATTGAAGTTCAGACCACGTTTTCCAAAGAAAGTGATCCAGAAGATAGAGAACTTAAggagaaagtaataaaagaaacggCGAAAGAatcaacgaaagaaacgttgaaGGAAATGGAAgtcaaagagaaaaaagaagaagcgatTCATTCTAAAGAAGATACACGAtataaagaaacgataaaaacgaCGAAGGAAATGATAGGAGAGAAAGTAGACGTAGAACAGGGAGAAAAAGCAGAGAAAGATgcgatagaaagaaaaggaagtgATCAGGAAATGTCATTACTTCGAGAACAATTGGATCAAGCTCTGAAGCTCAGCTCCGAACGTTCCTCCACTCTAATCAAGTACGAATTACAGATAGCAGAGTGTCAGGCGAAGGTGGACTCGTTGAATGagataataaaaagcaaagaCCTAGCACTGGcgcagaaagagaaaataattgaagaataCAAGCTTTCGCCTCGTGTACAACGCCCTACCGCTGACTGTAGTGAGAAGCTTGCTTTGAAGTCGACGATAAACAGCTTGCAGAAGCTTGTCAGTCAAAAGGAGGAGACCATAGGCAGATATCAAAACCTGTTGAAAGAAGATAGAGACGAGCACAGTAAGGCTGCAGCTCGTCTGCAAGAAGAAATCAGAAGTTTGCAGAGTCGTATTCTATCAATGCAAAGCGATACTCAAAGAATTCAACAGAGGCAAGATGATAGGAGAGACGAGCCAGagaaattgatagaaaaagTACAAGAAGCTGAGTCGAAAATTGATGatataagaaatatcgttatgcagACGGAAGAGGTTGCTAGGTTGAAAGAGAAGGTTTCTACGTTGGAGGCAGATTTGAGTATAACTAAGGAACTGAGCGATCGTTGGCATCGGTTGGCCGAGGAAAGGCTGAATCATGTGGATCGTACGAGGGAAAG ACTAGAAGAACAGCATAAAAGCGAGTTAGAGAGCTATCTCGGAGAATTGGCAAAATGGCAATCAGAAGCAGACACGTTACGAAAACAATTATGTGAAAATCGTATGATGGTCACGAAAGGGAATATGTCTTTGATGAAAGAGATGCAAGAGAAAGATGATAAGATAAATCAGCTTAGTTTCGCGTGCCAGGAGCTGCAG AACGAAGTTGAATTAATGGAATCTGCTACTCGATCACGGCAAGCGATAACTCATGGCGAGTCAGAGTTGAAGATACACGAAATTACACAGAGTCACGATAATTTACAGCAACAGGATCATACGGATACAGTGAGGAAACAGTTGCAATCGTTGttggaaaaggagaaaatgtATAAGAACGAAATTTCTGAATTGAAGCAACAACTTAGTCGCAG ATATATGGCCGTAAAGgcacaagaaaagaaaacctCGCAGCGCGAAATTCTGCTTGAACGTAAAGTAAAGTCCTTAGAAGAAGAACTCGAGAAAGCTCGAGTGCAGCTAGACAGAGAATATTTAGCTCAGGAAGCGAAGAAAGCCAAG ACAGCGGAAGAGCTTTCGTTGTGGGAAAAGCAGAAGAAGTGGCAACAAACCGCTGAAAAGTTGAAAGAGAAGCTCAAAGAAAAAACGGACGAGCACTCGAAATTACTCACGAATTACGAGAAACTTCGATCGGTGGTTTCGTGTATGGAAAGGGAAAAAtggtatttaaaaaacaaattgaaatcaGAAGGTCACACAGTAGCTGGAAATCTATCAGCTCGACCAATAACTGTTCGACAAAATATAATGGGAGATCTTCAGAAAGAGTGCGAAACTTTACGCGAACGTGTCAAAGAATTGTCCGACAGGTTGGAGAACGAAGATAACGAGAAGCTTTTGCACAAAATCGAAGAGCAAAAAGCACGTATTGCTGCTTTAGAGACAATTTCTCAG GGTAACAGCTATGTTGTTAATCAGTTAGAGAAATTGGAAATGACTAAAGATATTTTGGAGAAAATGAACTTAGCGTTGGAAGCCGAGAACTTCGAGCTTCGACTCGAATTGGAAAAGGCGAACGCGGACACGCCTAGGTTGAGGGAGAAGGTTGAACACTTGGAAAA atacatagaGCTACTGAAAGTAGAAAAATCGTCAGATTCGACTCCAAGATCGTCGGACAAGGATTTACAAGACTACGGTACTAAACAATCCAacttgaaaatggaaaaaacgaTCTTTACGTTGAAAAGAATCATCGAGAAGCTTCAAGTAGAAAACAGGCGTCTCAGGCTTGGCTCAAAAACGAATCATATACATCAG GGCAAATTGTTAAATAGCAAAAGCGAAACTgcgttgaaaattaattacgagGAAGCGCAGAAGCGAATCGTGGCGTTAGAAACAGATTTGCAATTGGCCGAGCGAAGGGTAGCTGCGTTCGAAAAGGTGCAAAAGGAGGAGGATAACGGGGAGATAAAGACATTGAGGGAGCAATTGTACCACAAGTCTGAACTCCTAGACAAagtgaaacatttattatcgAGAGCAGCCATGAACGAGAAATCTCTTCGACAACgt GTACAACAACTAGAATCAAAACAGACATTGTCTACGATACCAGAGTGCCATATAATTCCTCCTACTTCGGAGTAA
- the LOC122566956 gene encoding 2-oxoisovalerate dehydrogenase subunit beta, mitochondrial, translating into MSHHFVAMILSKLSTRLNASLILNFTQISPLLRDQVRWIQFTYYTDKTIIVPGKTEKMNMYQAINHGLRIALKNDPDAVIFGEDVAFGGVFRCTMNLQKEFGNDRVFNTPLCEQGIAGFGIGLAAVGVTAIAEIQFADYIFPAFDQLVNEAAKFRYRSGAEFDCGKLTVRTPCGAVGHGGLYHSQSPEAYFAHTPGLKIVMPRGAKQAKGLLLSCIEEPDPCIMFEPKILYRTAIDDVPTAHYKIEIGKAEVVREGDAVTLVGWGTQVHVLLEVADLVQEELGASCEVIDLVSILPWDTELVCKSVKKTGRVVIAHEAPLTSGFGAEIVSVVQEECFLHLEAPIQRVTGWDCPFPHVFEPFYLPDKWRCFAAVRKILKY; encoded by the exons ATGAGCCATCACTTCGTTGCGATGATACTTAGTAAATTGTCTACGCGTTTAAACGCGTCTCTAATTCTCAATTTCACGCAAATATCACCTCTGTTACGCGACCAAGTCAGATGGATACAATTCACGTATTATACCGACAAAACCATCATCGTTCCTG GTAAAActgaaaaaatgaatatgtatCAAGCGATAAACCATGGACTTCGAATAGCATTGAAGAATGACCCTGACGCAG TGATCTTCGGTGAAGATGTCGCATTCGGAGGAGTATTTCGCTGTACGATGAATTTACAAAAGGAATTTGGTAACGATCGTGTTTTTAACACGCCACTTTGCGAGCAAGGAATCGCTGGCTTTGGAATTGGTTTAGCCGCCGTTGGTGTAACAGCGATCGCAGAAATTCAATTTGCTGATTATATATTTCCCGCCTTTGACCAG TTGGTAAACGAAGCAGCAAAATTTAGATACCGAAGTGGAGCAGAATTCGATTGTGGTAAATTGACAGTTCGGACACCATGTGGTGCTGTCGGTCATGGAGGACTCTACCATTCCCAGAGTCCAGAAGCTTATTTCGCACATACACCAGGATTGAAG ATCGTTATGCCCCGCGGAGCGAAACAGGCGAAAGGTCTTTTGTTGAGCTGCATAGAGGAACCGGATCCCTGCATCATGTTCGAGCCGAAAATATTGTACCGTACTGCGATCGATGATGTGCCGACAGCTCATTACAAGATAGAGATCGGCAAGGCTGAGGTTGTGAGAGAAG GTGACGCGGTGACACTCGTGGGCTGGGGTACTCAGGTGCACGTACTGTTGGAGGTGGCCGATCTCGTCCAAGAGGAGCTCGGGGCGTCCTGCGAGGTGATAGACCTCGTTTCTATCCTGCCTTGGGACACGGAACTCGTTTGCAAG TCGGTGAAGAAGACTGGCCGCGTGGTAATCGCCCATGAAGCGCCGCTAACGAGTGGCTTCGGAGCAGAAATAGTTTCAGTCGTTCAG GAAGAGTGTTTTCTACATTTGGAAGCCCCGATACAAAGGGTCACAGGCTGGGATTGTCCATTTCCGCACGTTTTCGAACCATTTTATCTACCAGACAAGTGGCGGTGCTTCGCGGCAGTCAGAAAGATCCTGAAGTACTGA